The Mytilus galloprovincialis chromosome 4, xbMytGall1.hap1.1, whole genome shotgun sequence genome contains a region encoding:
- the LOC143072277 gene encoding uncharacterized protein LOC143072277 — MATYNQGKVDGNNNKATVPERPSVGRGMTVERGGKTYYRDVVVSSVEDEQVSEDVPQDSQDGGKTPLEAKVADVPSLEDGLTKLVVTLKVPEVTTASKEPLQSGADKPAFYICPRSRTEERTWVVSESDQYCPVKGCPVVTRNVRRHVIAEHLSVMFENRQDPSLMRQRRFHQYRGQMVMVLAQWLTRKEDATYEDLLTFLRQNSRVPSGYPKTGEEMPVFRSVCREMGWPTSAWFAIQPALKITSPVCVLHWRVMATLVHRLPPSQQDILATEHYRPEDNGLDLAHLLAWNRQFLGKEPVVEVVPAADSQKEVNASGQEEVVAAPSPQTEAMPESDKHIIILQTGIEKRMVPICSLMDLRNIAQERFPGRGEVTLKFQGMILDPLIMLKDILLIDAKPTIEVIFSHSEESTHL, encoded by the coding sequence ATGGCAACCTATAATCAAGGGAAAGTGGATGGCAATAATAACAAGGCCACAGTACCTGAGAGACCCAGTGTGGGTAGAGGGATGACCGTGGAGAGAGGTGGTAAGACGTACTACCGAGATGTTGTGGTATCCTCTGTGGAAGACGAGCAGGTGAGTGAGGATGTTCCTCAAGACTCACAGGATGGAGGAAAAACACCTCTAGAGGCCAAGGTGGCTGATGTTCCTTCTCTGGAGGATGGATTGACCAAGCTGGTCGTAACTCTAAAAGTGCCTGAGGTGACAACTGCCTCCAAAGAACCACTCCAGTCTGGAGCTGACAAACCTGCATTTTATATATGCCCGCGTAGTCGAACAGAGGAAAGGACATGGGTCGTCAGTGAGTCGGACCAATATTGTCCAGTAAAAGGGTGTCCTGTAGTAACACGTAACGTGCGTAGGCACGTGATTGCAGAACACCTATCGGTCATGTTTGAGAACAGACAAGATCCGTCCCTGATGAGACAGAGAAGGTTTCACCAGTATCGTGGCCAGATGGTCATGGTACTGGCCCAGTGGCTCACAAGGAAGGAGGATGCCACATATGAGGACCTTCTGACCTTCTTGAGACAGAACTCAAGAGTCCCTAGTGGATACCCCAAGACTGGGGAGGAGATGCCTGTATTTCGAAGTGTTTGCCGGGAGATGGGATGGCCTACTTCCGCCTGGTTTGCGATCCAACCAGCCCTGAAAATAACCAGCCCTGTGTGTGTGCTGCATTGGAGGGTCATGGCAACCTTGGTACACAGACTGCCTCCCTCACAGCAGGACATCCTTGCTACAGAGCATTATAGACCAGAGGATAATGGTCTGGACCTGGCACACCTATTGGCCTGGAACAGACAATTCCTAGGGAAAGAACCAGTAGTGGAGGTTGTGCCTGCAGCCGATTCTCAAAAGGAGGTGAATGCGTCAGGCCAGGAGGAAGTTGTCGCGGCTCCTAGTCCGCAGACAGAGGCAATGCCAGAGAGTGATAAGCATATCATTATTCTGCAAACTGGCATAGAAAAAAGAATGGTACCAATCTGTTCTTTAATGGATTTAAGGAACATTGCACAAGAGAGGTTCCCAGGCAGAGGGGAGGTCACCCTGAAGTTCCAGGGGATGATCCTTGATCCTCTCATTATGTTAAAGGACATTCTGCTGATAGACGCTAAGCCGACCATTGAGGTCATATTCTCTCACTCTGAAGAATCAACTCATCTGTGA
- the LOC143072278 gene encoding uncharacterized protein LOC143072278: MNNTLHFGLRSREEHTTLRWGDIQMKATTDGGQYLEHTERITKTRNGANLDTRAFQAKMFADTGNPRCPIQTYKQFLRRRPEDMVADDCPFYLGFSRQIKDDGVWFSRQALGKNTLSSFVKKMCEDGGIQGRKTNHSVRKTTITALVHEDIPDTRIMQLSGHKNVQSINSYSSASIEQQKEMSNILSKIGTGKITSDKNPRPVDDNNNDIPSDDDAELLSASQEAELSFVLKDISNFESNSKPVSATTTTGINEMPEIVHENHKGKAMHMFAGATITGNVTINFSN; encoded by the exons ATGAATAACACTCTACATTTTGGTTTACGCTCCCGGGAAGAACACACAACCTTAAGATGGGGAGACATCCAAATGAAGGCAACTACGGACGGGGGGCAGTATCTCGAACATACTGAGAGGATAACCAAAACAAGAAATGGTGCTAACTTGGACACCCGTGCCTTTCAGGCCAAGATGTTTGCTGACACAG GTAATCCTAGATGTCCTATACAGACATATAAACAGTTTCTTAGAAGAAGACCAGAAGATATGGTTGCAGATGATTGTCCCTTTTATTTGGGGTTTTCCAGGCAAATTAAGGATGACGGGGTCTGGTTTTCAAGACAAGCTTTAGGAAAGAACACTCTAAgttcttttgttaaaaaaatgtgtgaagaCGGTGGTATTCAGGGTAGAAAAACTAATCATAGTGTCAGAAAAACTACTATCACTGCCTTGGTACATGAGGACATACCAGATACACGCATAATGCAGTTGAGTGGACATAAAAATGTTCAATCCATAAACTCCTATAGCTCAGCATCAATTGAACAACAGAAGGAAATGTCTAATATTTTGAGTAAAATTGGTACAGGGAAAATAACTTCGGATAAAAACCCAAGGCCTGTGGATGATAACAACAATGATATACCATCAGATGATGATGCAGAACTTTTGTCTGCTTCCCAAGAAGCCGAACTTTCTTTTGTAttgaaagatatttcaaattttgaatctAATTCTAAACCAGTTTCAGCAACAACAACTACAGGAATAAATGAAATGCCAGAAATAGTACATGAAAATCACAAAGGAAAAGCAATGCATATGTTTGCAGGGGCAACTATTACGGGAAATGTGACAATTAATTTTTCCAACTAA